DNA sequence from the Bombus pyrosoma isolate SC7728 linkage group LG12, ASM1482585v1, whole genome shotgun sequence genome:
GAAGATTCCAATGCATGTTTTGTAAAGCAACAACTGAAggtacaaatttattttcttagcatattttatttgatacaattGTTAGTCTTTTTTGTTTTGAATTTAGTTCCAGCAGAATATTTCCAACATCTTGATCATACTGGACAACGTATGGATCGTTATGAAAGACCAGAATTAATGTTAGGAACATATGAATATATTGCTACTAAAGATTACTGCAGAGTAAGATATGGATTAAAAGACTATTTTATTGTAACACTTTCTATTACCTTAATCTTGAAATGTTCATTTTAGAACAATACTTTTCCAAAACCACCAGCTATTGTGTTCGTGATTGATGTATCATACAACACAGTTAAATCTGGtttagttaatttattatgtatgcAAATGAAGTCAATCTTGCGACATTTACCCGTTGACGCTGGTCAATCGAAAACGAACATGAAAGTAGGATTTATAACGTACAATAATACGGTACacttttacaatattaattcctGCCTTGCTCAACCACAAATGATGGTTGTGGGAGATGTACAAGACGTTTTTATGCCACTTCTTGatggatttttatgcgatGTCGAAGAAAGCGAATCTGTTATTGATGGTTTAATGACACAAATACCAGCAATGTTTGCAGACACACGTGAAACAGAAACAATTCTTGCACCAGCCATCCAGGCCGGATTAGAAGCATTAAAGGTATCTGTACAATACACAGTATGAGATAAaacaattatgaaatatatcaactaattataattttaataaaaaatcttaaGGCTTCAGATTGCTCTGGGAAATTAATGGTTTTCCATTCTTCTTTGCCCATTGCTGATGCACCTGGTAAACTGAAAAATCGTGATGATCGTAAAGTACTtggaacagagaaagagaaaactgTATTAGGTGAATTGGTTTCATTACTTCTAAGTTAATATTATGCCCAATTTATAACCAAAAATTCACTTTCCTTTTCAGCGCCGCAAAATAATGTTTACAATAATCTAGGTCAAGATTGCGTAGGTGTGGGTTGTTCTGTAGATTTGTttgttttcaataattcatatGTGGATCTTGCGACAGTAGGACAAATTGCCAGATTAACTGGTGGagaagtttataaatatacttattttcAGGTAATAGtagtaacattaatttaatattggcAAGTACAAAATGTATACCATGTgaagttttgtattttttaggCTGATATAGATGGTGATCGTTTAGTTTCTgatgttattaataacattagtaGACCAATTGCATTTGATGCTATTATGCGCGTACGTACCTCTACCGGTGTTCGCGCAACTGATTTCTACGGTCACTTCTTTATGTCAAATACTACAGATATGGAATTAGCTAGTATAGATTGTAATAAGGTAAAGTGTTgttgcaatttaattttgtattttattacatattttaaaagttaatttttacatttaacatTTCAGGCCATTGCTATAGAAGTGAAACATGATGATAAACTAACAGATGATGAAGGTGTATATATTCAAGCAGCTTTGTTGTACACTTCCTGTAGTGGAGTTAGGAGATTACGTATTATTAACCTTAGTTTAAAAACGTCGTCTCAAATGGCTGAATTATATCGGACTTGTGACCTAGATGctatcataaattatttctctaaaCAAAGTGAGATAAATCATTATTATGCCACAATGAtctcaaatatattaaatattagtttattaaacCTAATTATTACTTCAGGTGTGTTTAAACTAATTGAATCAACTCCAAAAACCgtgaaagataatttaatttcaagatGTGCTAATATATTGGCGGCATATCGAAAACATTGTGCTTCTCCATCAAATGCTGGTCAATTAATATTACCAGAATGTATGAAATTACTCCCACTTTACATCAATTCGTTATTAAAAAGTGATGCAATATCTGGAGGTACATAATTTTGTTCCTAATTACGTACGTTTCACAATGTGGTCAATGCtacaaaatcaattttctaggTGCTGATATGACTATTGACGATAGATCTTTCATTATGCAAGCAGTTGCAACTATGCCAATTTCTATATCAGTTGTGTATATCTATCCGAGATTACTTCCTTTACACGATATTGACCCTCAAGATCCAGAGTTACCACAAATATTGCGCTGCTCCATTGATAAATTCACTGATGATGGCGCGTACTTATTGGGTATGATTTCGTTTACCAATTTCTtgataagttttcaatttttagttatatttatttttattttatattttacatttttagaaaacaGTATCCACATGTTCCTGTGGTTAGGCCTGGCGCTTTCCCCACAATGGGTACAGGCAGTATTCGGTGTCCCATCAGTAGTTCAAGTTGACACAGACTGTACTGCACTGCCAGTATTAGATACTCCACTAAATAACCGGATTACCGATATAATTAATCGTGTACGTATGGAAAGGCATCGTTGTATGAGGgtaagtaaattaatatttatgaaatttatgtacTGAAAGTGTCATGAAACtcatgttttattaaatcttttcaGTTAACTATAGTAAGACAACGTGAAAAACTAGAAATGGTATTACGTCATTTCTTGATTGAGGATAGAGAAAACGATGGAAGCCCGAGTTACGTTGATTTCCTTTGCCATATGCACAAAGAAATAAGAACACTTCTTAGccaataaaatgaatattaaagagCAATCAGTTACCTTATGTTGAAACCCTAGCTTGCTACATGTTTGTGACTGTTGTCATGTTATGTCGAGGATCAgttagattattaaaataaaattcattcaaaGCTCAATGGAAAGCATAGGTTGTGCGTGCATTCATATGCATCATGACAAAAAAAAAGGTGAAGCAAAACCTAacatatatttgtaacatGATACCTTTAAAAGGGCAAtgagaattttacaaaataactAATCATTCCGTGGAAAAGAATGGTGTATCTGACATCATATGAAAACACCCGAATGCACTCATACAGTGATTTATACATGAATTGTAAACGTAAacttgtattattaaattttattttaactagCTCATTAATGTTATCattatgttaaattaaataataaaaatgtattaaatcattataaatttatatatgaaaacaATATCTTGTGTTAATTGAATAATACTACTGCAATGAAAGCTATTTGTATGTTAATactattttactatattatatatcacaatttcaaaaatgttttatatttgagAGTGCATATAAAACAGTTATATgacatcattttttattatattttaatttccactTTTAAATATTGCGTTATTGTGAGTTACgtctaataaatttcatatatgtacattatcaatgcatttaatttaattatttaatcatataaacacaaatatttagaaaaatatatgtagaaacGACCAAaagctataaataaatatatatttctatttatatatcatatttcgtaaatacttgaaaattttttatttctttctaaatatgTTTTGAAGTTATCCAAATTTacggatattttattattcattccTTTTATTGAGTGTTGTCATAGTCATACAAATAGATCTCGATACTCGCTAGAAAGACTCGTTCGAAAATTGAGTCGTGAAAAATCATCATGGAACACAACAAAGTCCTCGTTCTTGCAAGACAGACAGAAATAAGTAGAGTGTCTCTTCATAGCATGTCATGAATGCGCAGAACATGAACCTTCTTGTCTTCCATGTTGATTGTTCATAACTCTATCGTGTCAATGCACTATATCTTTATCTCTCTATGGTATAATCAAAGATGAATAGGAAGATCATCAATACGGTCTTTTTGATACCTACGTTCTACATGTTTCACTCTAAGCTTTTTCCTGTAAAATCATTACGTTTCTTTCTACTTAGCTCGACTATAAAGTTTGTCACAGAGTAAATACGGATTATCCATTTTATATCTTGAAAATATGTTCTCTATTACTTTTGCAATGAAACTTTTTGTTAGAAATCGGATGCCACTTACTTCATTGTTCATATTGATTGAAGTTTCTCATGCATTTTATAAATGTCaggtaaaacatttttttaatatatttatattttacttatattatttaaaaataaatattttttctaagtGAGGGGAGCGGAATGATATTGGTTGCCTTCTCGTCCCTCGATGTTCCTCGATCGCTTGATCGATTACCTTGATGTCCCTCGATaacaaatgtatttattaatattcataagtaataattattaaattataatgagTACacatttgttataattaaaaaaatgtagtGTTAAATTTACGTTTCAACTTGATTTTAcctctataataaatacatttagcCAGACAATCAATAACAAATACGCATTAATTATAACGtgtcattaaaatttgtattattatcttatagattatcttatacatatgttaattgaaaaacatgttaatatcaatttgtaaataattatattgtaaataattatactaagaaatgatataaatatttatgcaacgattgaatgaaaattatttgcgttatcattaataaaactttaattgaatacataaaatacgATTTAACATGTTTTAGTTTCTAAGCATGTGTGTTTTGAATTTGCACATTAAGAATATATTGaggattatatatatttaatttacaaatattgtcaaattttgtcaataccacctgacaaaatccgcaatcacttagttgccaacccaatatattctttaataaaaaaaaaagtctcTATTAGGACCAACTATTCGAACCAACTTTCAAGATCAGCAAAACGAAACTGTGTAACCCTTTTTTAACCAAGTATTTTGCTAAGAATTGTTACATTAGAGCCGCGTTGGCTTAATGGGCTAGGCTTAAGTTCGTAATCGAGAGGACTTCAGAGTTCAAATTTTAATGGTCCAGTCAATTTTCAGCAGTTTTTCTTACCAAGAGCTCATTGGTGAACAGTGTAGCCGTTGACTACCAGAGGCCCTCATTCTCAATGTCCACTTTTGACTGACATTTTTAATAGTGCTGTAGACTTCGTACCATGAAAATTTCCCCATTCGTTTCCGAGTATAATCATTAACATCAAAGaaacgtaattatatttatatttaaaatctttttctgaTTTAGTTTGATgtgatatatttacataattttaaacgCAACTTTACACAATATCAAACTTAAAGTAatgttatcattattatttatggattctttatatatagttatttataGGTTATTTTTGGGTTATGTTCTATCAATATATCTTAATTagttattatgtattatatgatattaggAAATTaggatatattatattaggaaaaataaataaatgattatatactttttatttatgttaattttgtcttttatttgGTTTcagagatttaaaaaatgacaaaacgAAAACTAAAATCTGATAATGAATCAAGaccaaagaaaaataaaacagaaaataacaatcatgtatataacaatataaaaaataataaagataataaacttaaaattaaaaagactGCAAAGGAAAACGATGAAGAAGTTGTAACAAAAGATGGCAAAGAGAATCATAATATCAAcaatataaatggaaaatccAAGATGGTAAATAGCAACTCTATGGAAAAGCCAAATTGgcaagaatttaaaaagaaaaagaaagaaattagagaaaaatataaagcaaaaCGTTTcagtaatatttatgatatctcGATTGTAACAAAGCAGCTTGGTGAGAAATTACGTAGGGTTGACTGTTCAAAAGTGgaacgtaaaaaattaattttaaaggcACATGATTTACTAAAAactaattacaataaaataatatttacacatGATATGTCTCGTATCATTCAGTGGATCTTCAAGTATAGTGACGCAGAAATTCGACAGGCTATTTCTAAAGAATTAAAACCTTCATTTTTGTCTATGATTGAATCAAAATATGCAAGgaattgtataaaaacaaTGCTAAAGTATGGATCTCAAGAGACTAGgcatgaaattatttctacttGTTATGGTAATATAGTAAGATTCATGAGCCATTCTGTATCTGCTCCATTATTGGAACTTATGTATTCAACATGGGCTacagaaatagagaaaagataCTTTAAACAAGAATTTTATGGTGACATGTATAAACAGGCTaaggataaaaaaattaagacTTTGTCTGATACTTATGTAATTGCAGAAGATATGAAAACAGCAACATTGTCTGCagtaaaaggaaatttaatgagaatattaaataaaaaatttttaaattccactCTTTTGCACTGTGTCCTTTTAgaattcttaaataattgttctcttgaagataaaaaggaaGTAATAGCTATGTTAAAAAGTTCGATGGTAGAATTGTCTCAAACAAAATTTGGTTCACAAATTgctgtaatatgtatatggcATGGCTCAAACAAGGACAGAAAAGTCATTATGAAATCTATTAAaggtaatataaaaaatatttcaatgtctGAGTATGGATATTTGATACTATTAGCATTATTTGATTCAGTAGATGATactgttttaataaaaaaaattatattctcggAAATACAAAATGATCTGACAGATATAGCATTAAGTGATCATGGAAAGCatgtaatattgtatttagtaGCTAGAAGAAATTCCCATTATTTTGCTCCCAGTATAGTGAAATACTTAGAGCAAGGAGACAACAATGCAACAAGCAAAAAACCAGCTCAtataagagagaaagaactTTTAGATTTAATTTCTGATTCACTTCTTGAATCTGTAATTATAAACACGCCGACTTGGATGTCCAACAGTTCTATTGCAATGATAACATTAGCGATACTGAAAGTAGGtactaaagaaaaattagaaaaagccTTCGAAGCTGTTACTATATTTATCACAGACTTAAAATCAAAGATTAAAGAAGGAGATGAAGAATATAAACCTGTTGAACATGCCGGTTTACATATGATGTTAAAAAAGCTAATACAGAATGACAAAGAGTTGCAAGAGAAAGGTGAAAGCacatttggaaaaatattagttgatcatttagaaacaaatattatagaGGAATGGATAGAATGCAATAGAGGATGCTTTTTGTTAGTATTATTACTAGAAAATGGAACAGTGTCCACTGTGAATACTATACTTTCTAAGTTAAAACCAgtgatgaatattttgaagTCAAAATCAAATCCAGGTGCAAAAATCTTGTTAaagaagttaaaataaattatttatgtagatAAATAATGAGCAACAAAGATTGTACTaagttgcaaaaataaaaattataaatactaaatCATGTTTTGACAATTATAAGGATGTTTAATATGTATGGGTGTATGTTACTGcatttcatttataacataaatattagtagtaataattcctttttttatcttttaaatttgttaacgtatataaataattgtgtaaaaattatacataatataatgtatagtcGTTACTtatgtattacatattattttattatacttgtaCCTACCTATACAAATGCACAAGTATATGTAAACTTGTGTTTCAAATGCagactttattaattttacttatttagtAACGTTACTCCATCATTCCATTATCATTTAAAAGGAAaggttttcttttcttctctaagAAGTATagaataaacaattaattttttttctgaGGGgactaaatttaattattgtgcGATTTTGTTATTTCCACATTTTTTCATATCGAATAGGAAAGTTTTCTGTAGAACAGTACAATGAAATAGGTTCTTGTATAGACTAGCCTGGAACTAAAAAGAGCAGATCCCTAACTTTATAGGTTTTTGAATATGTGAGCATGGAGCTAAATTCGTTACTCATCAATAAGGTTTATCTAGTAAACTCTGCCTTAGACATAGGGATAGGAGAGGTTGTGCAGAAATCATATTTGTAGAACGTGCTTGGAGTAGGAACACTAGCGAGAAAATCTCACATGTCGTAGACTTCTGGTAGCAGAGAGGAGAAAATCCCCATATAATTTCACCAGTTTTGTTGCGTGGATGATCATATAACCATGTCTCGACACTCGTTAGGAAGAACCGTCCGAAAACTGAGTCATCAATAATCGTGAGAAATATGGAAGACAACAAGGTTCGCGTTCATGCGACACAAACAGAAACGATTAGAGTGTCTCTGCTTTATCTGAGACATTCATAGCATTCACGAATGCGTAGAATACAACTTTCTTATCTTCTATGTTACTTTTTCATGATTTAATTTTCGAACGGTTTTTTTCTAGGTTTCAGCTGGCTTCGATATATAAGTGGTCGTCACCTATTTATTTTAGGTTTTCCCTTTGGGTCAACAGTGCCATTCGCAAGGATTAACTGTCCCTGTATTACTCAACGAAAAAACGTTTCTTCGGCTTTCCacgctttctctttttatttttttttttttttttatcttttttcaaattctcaaatctcattctctctttctctttttcatacCAATAGCACACGAGTTGAACGTGCTCAATGCAGCTTGTGCGGTGTTCTTGTAATATCTGAGACCTGTTTATATGATCATATCTGGAAAGGGTTGGCTTTAGGGGCGATTGGGGGTTGGGACCCCTATAAATTTTTTTGATAGTGTTGAAAAACATTCACGCTAAATTTGGTGCGGATACGTTGAACAGTATTTTCAgagcatacatacatatttttactttagaGTTTTACTAGagatttttactttatatatagatataaacatatttttcttatctttttataatacaatatgaaaaattagaaacaatgAAAAGTATTGACTCTAAATTGTGTATTACTATGCACTTGTTTTTAGCTACATAATAAGtatcattaaataaacatGTATTAGTAGACATTATACACTTCGTCATTGTTTTAAAACGTTTGAACACGAAGTTACTAACTTCCACATATGTAACATTGATTAAAAAgtactaaaattaattattatcttcatATCTTCAgcatttctttaatatcaatGATTCTAGTTCGAATTTCTGGCTCATTATCCTTCGTTAACTCTGGTAATGCCTCTTGAATTATTAAGatcattttatcaaattgttCATTATTGTTTGTAGACCGTAATTTTCTGCCAAGAGATAGAGCTATATTTAAGGCTTCCTTTCTTATTCTGGTATACGAAATacctaaaaaatataaatttcatattatataattgtaattttacaaggtaataatacaatacattttTAGTTATAGACATACAATATGCTTACCTATactatgttttaaaattttattaaacgtgtcacaaatcaaatttaacttttctctttcttcaatCGACAATtccgaaatatttattttaagtaaagCAAGTTTATCCACAAATAAATTAAGTGCTGATAGCATAGATATTTGTATTGTTGTAGATTGAACAGGAAACATTTTACCGTAATGAGttataaattctatacaaTATTTGTCTAAACAAAAAAAGATCACAAGATAATTAAAGGGTTAATTagtaattcatatttttatatttaatagttttcaaatgcaataataatttacccTGAGTGTCTTTATAAGATGGCCAAGCTTTCCCAAGTATTTCGTAAACagtttcatataattttatgatctcatctctttttattctctcttCAGAGAGTAATGATTCATCTCCATCTTTCCTTGATAGCTagattatacaatatttatatatcaatgCATAAGGTTGATCACTTCTTGCTTTTTATTGATAGTACATACCGTTGACAAAATTTCTTGAACAATTTCGTATACCTCTTTAAACTTATCGATATTTAGTTCATGCAAAACTGTACCAAAAGCACGTAATGCGTGTCGGCGATAGTCTAAAGCTTCCTTTTTACTTTCCCGATGTAATATTTGTACTATATCCGCAGATATTCCACTGTTCTCTTTAAGAGCTATCCTATATTTagattattcaatttttaaaaatgaatatcacAAATGTAACATTGTATTTGCATacatttaataagaaaaatgttaatattgttACATGCATACTTGCTATTACATGCCAGCGTAGCAAGGGCATTTAACAAACGATCTTTTCCATCCCAAGTTCTCCCGCGTAATCCATCTGTTAAAACCTTTAACAAAGTATTTCTTACAGTCGCATCAATATCGTTCCCTAACTTTTGTGCTAACGTATGAACTGCATTAGCCGCTTGCGCTTTCGTATTCCACGATGACGATTCTAATGACGtgcgtaaaatatttgttattggTTCTATGTTTTGTTTAATTCCTGCTTCGGTTCCTGGAGTAATTTCATTCCATAGTTCGGTCCATAAATCCATCatactttcattttctatgaaaatactgtaaataaatatcacgatatttacaaacttaatttcaaagttaaatACAAACCTTGTGTTTTTTGTGCATGCATTGCAAAGAAAGTAAGAGGTATAACAATACtcgaataattctttaatacctcctgattataattatttatagcttGGAACGTTTGTCCAATTACTAATTTAGTTGAATCATCTGAAATTCAGAATTTTGTAAAGTTTTATCTTTCCTCTATAAGTTCTAtaactttacaatttttaaaaagatttattatataatgcaCACCTCGTTCCATATACCATGTATTaagtgttttaaataatttttcaagacTTGATTCTTTTGCTGACCCGACTATATGTCCAATAGCTGTTGCATTATTTTTCCTAACGATGGAATTACGATCCAATAATCCATTCATTAGCGCGTTTAGGACTTTacctatatataaatattaaatcataataatttttaaacagtaTTTTTTAGACTGAATAGTAGTTATAGAGTAAAACTTTTTTACTAACCACTATAAGGTTGTAACTCTTGTTTGAAGTGAGTACTCAAAAGAATGATAAAGTGCAAACATGTAATTTTTGTTCCAAAACCGACActagattttattaattctatcaCTTTTGGCATTAATTCctttaaaatttctgtatCAATGTACTGTATACACTGCATTAGAAGGAAACATtgatgattaataaaatatgattttttcgAAGTTGTTTTTTTGTCTTAAATCACTCACTTTTGTCATCGTTTCAGTAGCATAATGCTCCTTAGCAGCACTAGCTCTGATAGTGTCAATAGCATCTCGTGCCTCTGACATTGTTCCACATACATTACtcaaatatgataaatttggATTTTCTGATTCGCCAATTGTACTTAAGAGAGCAGGAATTAGTGTAACTAAAGATGGCTTAAGCAGAGTACCTGCTCTTGAAACTAACTGAGATACTGTTTGTAAAGATACCGTTCTTACGCTGCTTACAACGTTC
Encoded proteins:
- the LOC122573968 gene encoding protein transport protein Sec24C — encoded protein: MNPQYIQQQQSQQQQQQSQQQPSYFSGPPTSSPYGEVNSNVPSNMLKRPPMNSQLYASQKTMQGPSLTNLHQPQAPYYVNNIQTQGNTQYELSTNNPHIIPPPTSQNNMVNQMSNMSLGDQQRIPSVQSFPPPPLPEKSSPTISTPSNVNGFNNLLETSSGSGSTGQTDPGGKSGSAISGQNVQEQKAALKASTPQLTGLPFSGHSTGTTSSHYYAGQTLQSEQAFNAGLSLNQHQPGQMNVIDTSEQSNFPKPPMGQRSTVPPLQGQQNVSSLSLPGQQNLSNPIIPGQTNISEPPLSNQQMHNNMLMQGTHGQQNLIGPPKQNLSNPLSHTQQTLSGPPISTPPLPGQLYSSLQGQQKSGHSFGPSQINQQNIHPPPIPGQQSGAPPSLTTQQGFNRPPLLGQQNLSNSQMPPPLPGQPVGQMINSGTNLPQSGQRPYTSGPPMQGQHMGNPVGVNRSSPNAMPNYQHTGYQGYNNDMYNAQRGSYPGISPGVTSGYQPGMQPQQTRRLDPEQMPSPIQVIQDDQRAKGGVFLTNQKGLVPPLVTTKFITQDQGNASPRYIRSTMYTVPTTADIIKQTNVPFGLIVSPMARIAEGEYEPPIVDMGEIGPVRCVRCKAYMSPFMQFIDAGRRFQCMFCKATTEVPAEYFQHLDHTGQRMDRYERPELMLGTYEYIATKDYCRNNTFPKPPAIVFVIDVSYNTVKSGLVNLLCMQMKSILRHLPVDAGQSKTNMKVGFITYNNTVHFYNINSCLAQPQMMVVGDVQDVFMPLLDGFLCDVEESESVIDGLMTQIPAMFADTRETETILAPAIQAGLEALKASDCSGKLMVFHSSLPIADAPGKLKNRDDRKVLGTEKEKTVLAPQNNVYNNLGQDCVGVGCSVDLFVFNNSYVDLATVGQIARLTGGEVYKYTYFQADIDGDRLVSDVINNISRPIAFDAIMRVRTSTGVRATDFYGHFFMSNTTDMELASIDCNKAIAIEVKHDDKLTDDEGVYIQAALLYTSCSGVRRLRIINLSLKTSSQMAELYRTCDLDAIINYFSKQSVFKLIESTPKTVKDNLISRCANILAAYRKHCASPSNAGQLILPECMKLLPLYINSLLKSDAISGGADMTIDDRSFIMQAVATMPISISVVYIYPRLLPLHDIDPQDPELPQILRCSIDKFTDDGAYLLENSIHMFLWLGLALSPQWVQAVFGVPSVVQVDTDCTALPVLDTPLNNRITDIINRVRMERHRCMRLTIVRQREKLEMVLRHFLIEDRENDGSPSYVDFLCHMHKEIRTLLSQ
- the LOC122573969 gene encoding protein penguin — protein: MTKRKLKSDNESRPKKNKTENNNHVYNNIKNNKDNKLKIKKTAKENDEEVVTKDGKENHNINNINGKSKMVNSNSMEKPNWQEFKKKKKEIREKYKAKRFSNIYDISIVTKQLGEKLRRVDCSKVERKKLILKAHDLLKTNYNKIIFTHDMSRIIQWIFKYSDAEIRQAISKELKPSFLSMIESKYARNCIKTMLKYGSQETRHEIISTCYGNIVRFMSHSVSAPLLELMYSTWATEIEKRYFKQEFYGDMYKQAKDKKIKTLSDTYVIAEDMKTATLSAVKGNLMRILNKKFLNSTLLHCVLLEFLNNCSLEDKKEVIAMLKSSMVELSQTKFGSQIAVICIWHGSNKDRKVIMKSIKGNIKNISMSEYGYLILLALFDSVDDTVLIKKIIFSEIQNDLTDIALSDHGKHVILYLVARRNSHYFAPSIVKYLEQGDNNATSKKPAHIREKELLDLISDSLLESVIINTPTWMSNSSIAMITLAILKVGTKEKLEKAFEAVTIFITDLKSKIKEGDEEYKPVEHAGLHMMLKKLIQNDKELQEKGESTFGKILVDHLETNIIEEWIECNRGCFLLVLLLENGTVSTVNTILSKLKPVMNILKSKSNPGAKILLKKLK